The genomic window AACACTGCTACGTTATGGGAGATATTTCATAGACTAAATATTGGAGTAGAAAAACTAGGAATACTTTTTAAAAATCTTCGATGAGAATTTATTACCTTCATTTTTACCACGGCTAGCTCGTTTAATTTATTTAAAAAATTGATATATGTTATACTAGAAAGTTTAATAAAGTAGTTAGGTGTAGTGTGAATAGTGGTAAAAATGGTTTCGATGAAAACTAAGGCAATAATTGCTGCTAGTTTTGGAATGGCTTTAGAATGGTATGATTTCTTCACATATGGCTACGTAGCAACAATACTAGCCAGATTATTCTTCCCTGAAATAAATCCGATAGCTGGATTATTAGCTACATATGTGACCTTCTTCATAGGATTTTTAGGAAGACCATTAGGAGGAATAGTATTTGGGTATCTTGGAGATAGAGTAGGAAGAAGATATAGTTTAGTTTTTACCGTTTTATTAACAGGGTTCAGTGTATTTTTCATAGGCTTGCTGCCTACATATTATCAGATAGGCTTGCTTGCACCGATTCTACTTGCTTTGCTTAGATTTTTAGTTGGTATAGCTCTTGGCGGAGAATGGGGAGGAGCTTTTTCTTTAACATCAGAATATGTTAGTCCTAATAAAAGAGGATTGTATTCAGGCGTTCTTCAGTCTACAGTATCTATAGCTAATCTTTTAGTTACTGGTATAATTCTTGTTATTACTGCCTTAGTAGGAACTAGAGGCTTTGAAAATTTTGGCTGGAGAATAGTGTTTATCATAGGTCTTGCAATAGCCTTAGTAGGATTAGTCATTAGATTAAGGATAGAGGATTCACCAGTATTTAGAAAACTTCAAGGAGAAGGAAAAATCTCAAAGAATCCATTGGCAGAGGTGATAAGAAATTATTGGAAACCTATTGTAGCCGGATTAATAATAGTGGGAATAATTAATGGTGCCTGGTATTATACTAACTTTACCTTTTCAATAGCATATGCTACTACTATAGCAAAAAGTTTCCATCAACCATACGTAACATCTCAAGCAGTTACATTCGCTATTTTTATAGCATCTATAATAGGGATATTCGCATCAATAGCTTTTGGATATTTATCAGATATTATAGGAAGGAAAAAGCAGATAATTATCAATTCAATAATAGCTATTGTTCTAGCTTTTCCTTATTATTATTTACTTCTTCAGGGGAATATACTTGCAACTACATCATCAAT from Thermofilaceae archaeon includes these protein-coding regions:
- a CDS encoding MFS transporter yields the protein MVSMKTKAIIAASFGMALEWYDFFTYGYVATILARLFFPEINPIAGLLATYVTFFIGFLGRPLGGIVFGYLGDRVGRRYSLVFTVLLTGFSVFFIGLLPTYYQIGLLAPILLALLRFLVGIALGGEWGGAFSLTSEYVSPNKRGLYSGVLQSTVSIANLLVTGIILVITALVGTRGFENFGWRIVFIIGLAIALVGLVIRLRIEDSPVFRKLQGEGKISKNPLAEVIRNYWKPIVAGLIIVGIINGAWYYTNFTFSIAYATTIAKSFHQPYVTSQAVTFAIFIASIIGIFASIAFGYLSDIIGRKKQIIINSIIAIVLAFPYYYLLLQGNILATTSSILIGSLLIYYLAGAITPAFLVELFPPKVRYTGISIAYQIGVGFIGGLTPFILTYLVYATRSLLSPVYFTIITGIIVLGITLTLVKETKGNIYEGEEILKQK